The following are encoded together in the Magnetospirillum gryphiswaldense MSR-1 v2 genome:
- a CDS encoding fused response regulator/phosphatase, which produces MTTNAVISADFPAGLALAQTLGLTTNTNTEQPGRAVHVIARADQATLRLGLQPPHQGVIEGAAPWHQGGQRFLLHLERGGLGLALTTASAYAEDAALPFAQALSHYLRDAGFVCPSTDLQLVVHEALANALIHGNLAVNATTSGSVEDMLRFCELVEDALADPARAGRMVWLSAAIIGSHLQIAVEDQGAGFQPRAGRNADIRPHGLDLIAGSVHALRRENDGRTLLLDVTLEQRQLPRQAFAQVSILIVDDNPFNCRMLEALIQTLGVGHIRVANDGIQGLEAITEHCPDLVLLDVMMPRMDGLEMCRRLRTDHALSDLPVLFITALEDAKSRTACFAAGGNDVISKPIDTDEVLARVRVHLQNALLMAKLNAYRNRVRDEMEAARATQASLVPTDEHLNAIRRRTGLSIQGVVESSSELGGDFWTLFEAGPRHLGVLAADFSGHGLPAAFNVFRLHVLLSRLPRRPPPPALMMAQLNRELKTLLKLGEFAAVFIGLIDLNEGTLTYAGAATPPPVLIDTLGRASFLDIAGPPLGAFTDPDYDEWCVPFPPGTSLLVYSDALVESESGGKLVCDDATLLRWATETAPDACMVGTILNRFRAHIPGEPPDDLTLLHIRRPFDDQENAAAN; this is translated from the coding sequence ATGACGACAAACGCGGTAATTTCCGCCGATTTTCCAGCCGGCCTCGCCTTGGCCCAAACTTTGGGTTTAACAACCAACACCAATACCGAACAGCCTGGGCGGGCCGTTCACGTAATTGCCCGCGCCGATCAGGCGACCCTGCGCCTGGGCCTGCAACCGCCACACCAGGGCGTGATCGAGGGGGCAGCCCCCTGGCATCAGGGCGGACAGCGTTTCTTGCTGCATCTCGAGCGCGGCGGACTGGGGCTGGCGCTGACCACCGCCAGCGCCTATGCCGAGGATGCCGCCCTGCCCTTTGCCCAGGCGCTGTCCCATTATTTGCGTGACGCGGGCTTCGTCTGCCCGTCCACCGACCTGCAATTGGTGGTGCATGAAGCCCTGGCCAACGCCCTGATCCACGGCAATCTGGCGGTCAACGCCACCACCAGTGGCTCGGTCGAGGACATGCTGCGCTTTTGCGAACTGGTCGAGGACGCGCTGGCCGACCCCGCCCGCGCCGGACGCATGGTCTGGCTGTCGGCGGCCATAATCGGCAGCCATCTGCAAATCGCCGTCGAGGATCAAGGCGCCGGATTCCAGCCGCGAGCCGGTCGGAACGCCGATATCCGCCCCCATGGGTTGGACCTGATCGCCGGTTCGGTCCACGCCCTGCGGCGCGAAAACGATGGTCGTACCTTGCTGCTGGACGTGACGCTGGAACAGCGGCAATTGCCGCGCCAGGCCTTCGCCCAGGTGTCCATCCTGATCGTCGACGACAACCCGTTCAATTGCCGCATGCTGGAAGCGCTGATCCAGACCCTGGGGGTCGGGCACATCCGTGTGGCCAATGACGGCATCCAAGGATTGGAGGCCATCACCGAGCATTGCCCCGATCTGGTCCTGCTGGATGTGATGATGCCCAGGATGGATGGGCTGGAAATGTGTCGCCGCCTGCGCACCGACCACGCGCTGTCCGATCTGCCGGTCCTGTTCATCACCGCCCTGGAAGATGCCAAAAGCCGCACCGCCTGCTTCGCCGCCGGCGGCAACGACGTCATCAGCAAACCCATCGACACCGACGAAGTATTAGCGCGGGTGCGCGTCCACCTGCAAAACGCCCTGTTGATGGCCAAGCTCAACGCCTACCGCAATCGCGTCCGCGACGAGATGGAAGCCGCCCGCGCCACCCAGGCCAGCCTGGTGCCCACCGATGAACACCTCAATGCCATCCGTCGGCGCACCGGCCTGTCCATTCAGGGCGTGGTGGAAAGTTCGTCGGAACTGGGCGGAGACTTCTGGACCCTGTTCGAAGCCGGCCCCCGCCATTTAGGCGTGCTGGCCGCCGATTTTTCCGGCCATGGCCTGCCCGCCGCCTTCAACGTCTTCCGCCTGCATGTGTTGCTCAGCCGCCTGCCGCGTCGCCCACCGCCGCCGGCATTAATGATGGCGCAGTTGAATCGCGAGTTGAAGACGCTGCTGAAGCTGGGGGAATTCGCCGCCGTTTTCATCGGCTTGATCGACCTGAACGAGGGCACCCTGACCTATGCCGGCGCCGCCACCCCGCCGCCGGTCCTGATCGATACGCTGGGCCGGGCCAGCTTCCTCGACATCGCCGGGCCGCCCTTGGGCGCCTTCACCGATCCGGATTACGACGAATGGTGTGTGCCCTTTCCGCCCGGAACCTCGCTACTGGTCTATAGCGACGCCCTGGTCGAAAGCGAAAGCGGCGGCAAACTGGTCTGCGACGACGCCACTTTGTTGCGTTGGGCAACCGAGACAGCGCCGGATGCCTGCATGGTCGGCACCATCCTCAACCGCTTCCGCGCCCATATCCCCGGCGAACCGCCCGACGATCTGACGCTCTTGCACATCCGCCGACCATTCGACGATCAGGAGAACGCGGCAGCCAACTGA
- a CDS encoding methyl-accepting chemotaxis protein gives MPDQGVDAAAFEAMIDRLMDGAYLSLPEGGSPLADKLRALADRLESRSKMLLVKSVDMSIFLNGTVTQAVQTLRSIREMSRRMASISSATEEMVSTVQAISRTSELAAANADSVRELSIDGARSTEAVVSTMRTIVDTVEQTADHVGHLSEASSSIGAIVKQIEQIARQTNILALNATIEAARAGNAGKGFAVVANEVKNLANQTAQATHDIRARIDTLTQETGNILHGMTRGAEVVRQGETVVLASVDKMRTVSTEIQDVTTLMQEIAEHLGQQRVAAQEIANNLEAAAARSVDDTNAIDKVIDISSQASNTLTEMLTEVNKVEMRNAVILLAKSDHMVWRRRLAEMLAGRASLNPDELANHHTCRLGKWYDAITDQAIRRHPAFIALEKPHEKVHHLGIHAAKLFRDGDFDAAVAAVAAIEEPSQEVQNLLDQLAAAFS, from the coding sequence GTGCCGGACCAGGGTGTTGACGCCGCCGCTTTCGAGGCGATGATCGATCGCTTGATGGATGGTGCCTATCTGTCCTTGCCGGAAGGCGGCTCGCCGCTGGCGGATAAGTTGCGGGCCTTGGCCGACCGGCTGGAAAGCCGCTCCAAGATGCTGCTGGTCAAGTCGGTGGATATGTCCATCTTCCTGAACGGCACGGTGACCCAGGCGGTGCAGACGTTGCGCTCGATCCGCGAGATGAGCCGGCGCATGGCCTCGATCTCGTCGGCGACCGAGGAAATGGTGTCCACCGTCCAGGCCATCAGCCGCACCTCGGAACTGGCCGCCGCCAACGCCGATTCTGTGCGCGAATTGTCTATCGACGGTGCCCGCAGCACCGAGGCGGTGGTCAGCACCATGCGCACCATCGTCGATACGGTGGAGCAGACCGCCGACCATGTGGGCCATTTGTCCGAGGCGTCGTCCAGCATCGGCGCCATCGTCAAGCAGATCGAACAGATCGCCCGGCAGACCAATATCCTGGCGCTTAACGCCACCATCGAGGCGGCGCGCGCCGGCAATGCCGGCAAGGGCTTCGCCGTGGTCGCCAACGAGGTCAAGAACCTGGCCAACCAGACCGCTCAGGCGACCCACGACATCCGCGCCCGCATCGACACCCTGACCCAGGAAACCGGCAATATCCTGCACGGTATGACCCGCGGGGCCGAGGTGGTGCGCCAGGGCGAGACGGTGGTTCTGGCCTCGGTCGACAAGATGCGCACGGTCAGCACCGAAATTCAGGACGTCACCACCTTGATGCAGGAAATCGCCGAGCATCTGGGCCAGCAGCGCGTCGCCGCCCAGGAGATCGCCAACAACCTGGAAGCCGCCGCCGCCCGTTCGGTCGACGACACCAACGCCATCGACAAGGTCATCGATATTTCGTCCCAGGCCAGCAACACCCTGACCGAGATGCTGACCGAAGTGAATAAGGTGGAGATGCGCAATGCCGTCATCTTGCTGGCCAAGTCCGACCACATGGTCTGGCGTCGCCGGCTGGCGGAAATGCTGGCCGGGCGCGCCAGCCTGAATCCGGACGAGTTGGCCAATCACCATACCTGCCGTCTGGGCAAGTGGTACGACGCCATCACCGATCAGGCCATTCGCCGCCATCCGGCCTTCATCGCCTTGGAAAAGCCGCACGAAAAGGTGCACCACCTGGGGATTCATGCGGCCAAGCTGTTCCGCGACGGCGATTTCGACGCGGCGGTGGCGGCGGTGGCGGCCATCGAGGAACCATCGCAGGAAGTGCAGAACCTGCTGGATCAGTTGGCTGCCGCGTTCTCCTGA